The window CGGCCACAATGAACATGAGCGCACCGCTGAACATGAACCAGAGGGCGGCCAGACGATCTTCGTGCGGTTGGTCAATGGTGCCCACGCCGTCCCGCAGCATGGCAGCAAGGGAATCAAAATCGAGAATCAGGCCAACCACAGTGTGCAGCGTGGCCATGAACAGTAAATACCAGGCACAACCTTTGAGCATTTTCATCGCTTCTCTCCTTTGAGGAATTGTTTGAGCATGGCGGTCCACAGGTCGATCATTTCGCCAATCCGCTCCTTGTCCGGGCGCGGCATGATCTGACGTGATCCCACGAACGTAGCGTATTCAAGCTGACTGAACAGTTCGGCCTGCTCGTCATTACCAAGCATATCCCGATAGAGTTTGCGCAGATATTCCATGCGCGCCCGGTCCACCTGCTCCTGATACTCTCTGGCCAGAGGATCGCGCAGGGCCCATGAACGCACTGCAACTTCAATGTCATCGTCCATTTCCTGTGCGAGGGCATCAAGCGTGCAGTAACTGTCTTCCACGGTGTCGGCCTGTTCGCAGACTTCAATGAATTGCTGGGTGTGCATCTCGGCCCAGTACTCCAGCAACTGTCGGGAGAATTCGTCGCGAGAACCGAAGTGATGGTAAAACGATCCCTTGGTCACCTTGAGACGCTTGCTCAAGGAGTCGATGGTCAGAGCGCGTTCACCGTGCTTGGCCAGTATGGTCAGACCGGCTTCGAGCAAGTCGGTGCGGGAACGCCTTTTGCGGGGTTTCTTTTCCGCCATGTTATCTCCTTCAAATAAACATACCATAAGGTATGGTATTGATAGCTTGTAGATCGAATCATGTCAACAGGGTGTGGGGAAGCCGTTGCTTGACCATTTGAGAGTATTTCCTGTTTATGCTAAATACTCACTTGGACAAATCGTCTGTTAAACACAATAAATGGAGTCAGTAGATCAATGATTTTAGTTCACTATCCCAGTTGAACCTCGGCTCGCAATGCCAAGGTTTGGCTTGAAGAGAAAGGTGTGGATTTTGAGAT of the Pseudodesulfovibrio sp. zrk46 genome contains:
- a CDS encoding DUF6463 family protein, which encodes MKMLKGCAWYLLFMATLHTVVGLILDFDSLAAMLRDGVGTIDQPHEDRLAALWFMFSGALMFIVAGFTFWSVRVAGSLPTFLGPVFLLMGAVGGYIIPDSGLWLYIPIGLFLLIRNAPGKKTAVHA
- a CDS encoding TetR/AcrR family transcriptional regulator, which translates into the protein MAEKKPRKRRSRTDLLEAGLTILAKHGERALTIDSLSKRLKVTKGSFYHHFGSRDEFSRQLLEYWAEMHTQQFIEVCEQADTVEDSYCTLDALAQEMDDDIEVAVRSWALRDPLAREYQEQVDRARMEYLRKLYRDMLGNDEQAELFSQLEYATFVGSRQIMPRPDKERIGEMIDLWTAMLKQFLKGEKR